Part of the Helicobacter bilis genome is shown below.
AATGACTTGTGCGTTTGATAGCATTTTGCTTAGTTCATTAATCTTAAATTCAATAAATGCTTGTTTTTCTTTTGCAGCATGATATTCGGCATTTTCTTTCAAATCTCCATGAGAGCGGGCTATATCTATTTCTTGGGCTACTTTTGGTCTTTGCACTTCTTTTAAGTCTTTTAATTCTTGTGTTAGTTTATTAAATCCATATTTACTCATTGGTTCTGTCATGTTTATTGCCTTTTTCAAAAAATAAAAAGCATAATTATACAAAAAAATAGATAGAAAAAATGTTTTTATATTAAAATTAACCTTTTAGATTAATGGAGTATTTATGGCGGCAAAAGAGATTCTATATCACAATAACAAGTTTCATATCGCCTATAATATGATAGATAATAACGCAGAAAAATATATCATATTTCTACATGGCTGGGGAAGTAATAAGGAACTTATGGCATTAGCATTTAATAAAGTTTTTTGTAACTACAATCATCTTTATATTGATTTGCCCGGATTTGGTGCAAGTCCTAATGAAGTCTTTTTAACTACACAAGATTATGCAAATATTATTTCACTCTTTCTACAAGCATGCAATATTGCTAAAGAAAATCGCATAATCGCTGGACACAGCTTTGGCGGTAAGATAGCCTTATTGCTAGATTCTGAAATTATTTTGCTTAGTAGTGCGGGAATCTTACTGCCAAAACCACTCAAAGTAAAATTTAAAATAGCAACTGCAAAAGTGTTAAAAAAGCTACCTTTAAATATAAACGCCCTAAGGGCAGATGATGCA
Proteins encoded:
- a CDS encoding alpha/beta fold hydrolase, translated to MAAKEILYHNNKFHIAYNMIDNNAEKYIIFLHGWGSNKELMALAFNKVFCNYNHLYIDLPGFGASPNEVFLTTQDYANIISLFLQACNIAKENRIIAGHSFGGKIALLLDSEIILLSSAGILLPKPLKVKFKIATAKVLKKLPLNINALRADDAKELSPIMYEVFKQVVQEDYAPYYKAFKHKATIFWGKDDSATPLSAFHIICSLMPHAKTHVLDGDHYFFLKQGELIDTLYHS